One window of Xanthomonas sp. 10-10 genomic DNA carries:
- a CDS encoding OsmC family protein — MSDRPVHVSTEAVPYTVSIHDGQHRWVGDTQPANGGSDAGPDPESQVLGALGACTAITVSMVAARKQWPLTAVHVHLHYTQRGAAGTDISREIVLEGALDDAQRARLMEVADKCPIHRLLTGEVRISSRLQASDAADPAA, encoded by the coding sequence ATGAGTGACCGCCCCGTCCATGTCAGCACCGAAGCGGTGCCGTACACCGTCAGCATCCACGATGGGCAGCATCGCTGGGTCGGCGACACCCAACCGGCAAATGGCGGTAGCGATGCCGGGCCGGATCCGGAGTCGCAAGTGCTCGGCGCATTGGGCGCGTGCACCGCGATCACCGTGTCGATGGTGGCGGCACGCAAACAGTGGCCGTTGACGGCGGTGCACGTGCATCTGCATTACACCCAACGTGGTGCAGCAGGCACCGACATCAGCCGAGAGATCGTGCTCGAAGGCGCGCTGGACGACGCGCAACGCGCGCGCTTGATGGAAGTGGCCGACAAATGCCCGATCCATCGGCTGTTGACTGGCGAGGTGCGTATTTCCAGTCGGCTGCAGGCGTCGGACGCTGCCGATCCTGCGGCCTGA
- a CDS encoding CstA-like transporter-associated (seleno)protein — MGTQLVLASQYQVHRRIWRRLIQTARLCCGIPDYDNYVRHMLEKHPDKPVMDYPAFFRERQDARYGGKSGFRCC; from the coding sequence ATGGGCACCCAACTCGTTCTTGCCAGCCAGTACCAGGTGCATCGCCGCATCTGGAGGCGCTTGATACAGACTGCACGCCTGTGCTGCGGCATTCCTGATTACGACAACTACGTGCGCCACATGCTGGAAAAACATCCCGACAAACCGGTGATGGACTACCCGGCATTCTTCCGCGAACGCCAGGATGCGCGTTACGGCGGCAAGAGCGGGTTCCGCTGCTGCTGA
- a CDS encoding carbon starvation CstA family protein, with amino-acid sequence MKGFSKLAWGALALLAAFCLGTVALRRGEHINALWIVVAAVSIYLIAYRFYSLFIADKVMQLDPTRATPAVSNNDGLDYVPTNKHVLFGHHFAAIAGAGPLVGPVLAAQMGYLPGLLWLVVGVVFAGAVQDFVVLFLSSRRNGRSLGDLVREEMGQVPGTIALFGAFLIMIIILAVLAMVVVKALAESPWGMFTVIATMPIAIMMGVYMRYIRVGKIGEISVVGLILLLGAIWLGGKVAADPTWGPAFTFTAKQITWMLIGYGFVASVLPVWLLLAPRDYLSTFLKIGTILALAIGILVVMPDLKMPALTQFASTGDGPVWKGGIFPFLFITIACGAVSGFHALIASGTTPKLLANEGHMRYIGYGGMLMESFVAVMALVAASIIEPGIYFAMNSPASLVGTDTIAVAAKVSEWGFAITPDVLEATARDIGEHSILARAGGAPTLAVGIAQILHQLLPGEDTMAFWYHFAILFEALFILTAVDAGTRAGRFMLQDLLGNFIPALKKTESWAANIIATAGCVALWGYLLYTGVIDPFGGIQTLWPLFGISNQMLAGIALMLGTVVLFKMKRDRYAWVTIVPALWLLLCTTYAGLIKIFDSNPAQGFLAQAHKYQAAIASNTITAPAKTVPQMQQIVTNAYVNTGLTVLFLFVVGSILIYAVKTIVIARRTPQRSDRETPYVALQPHQMADL; translated from the coding sequence ATGAAAGGGTTCTCGAAGCTGGCCTGGGGCGCGCTCGCGCTGCTGGCCGCGTTCTGTCTGGGTACCGTGGCGCTGCGGCGTGGCGAGCACATCAACGCGCTGTGGATCGTGGTGGCGGCGGTGTCGATCTATCTGATCGCCTACCGGTTCTACAGCCTGTTCATCGCCGACAAGGTGATGCAGCTCGACCCCACCCGCGCCACGCCGGCGGTGTCCAACAACGATGGCCTGGACTACGTCCCCACCAACAAGCACGTCTTGTTCGGGCATCACTTCGCTGCCATTGCCGGTGCAGGACCGTTGGTCGGCCCGGTGCTCGCCGCGCAGATGGGTTACCTGCCGGGCCTGCTGTGGCTGGTGGTGGGCGTGGTGTTTGCCGGCGCGGTGCAGGACTTCGTGGTGCTGTTCCTGTCCAGCCGCCGCAACGGGCGCTCGCTGGGCGATCTGGTGCGCGAGGAAATGGGTCAGGTGCCCGGCACGATCGCCCTGTTCGGCGCCTTCCTGATCATGATCATCATCCTGGCGGTGCTGGCGATGGTGGTGGTCAAGGCGTTGGCCGAGAGCCCGTGGGGCATGTTCACGGTGATCGCCACCATGCCCATCGCGATCATGATGGGCGTGTACATGCGCTACATCCGCGTCGGCAAGATCGGTGAGATCTCGGTGGTCGGGCTGATCCTGCTGCTGGGCGCGATCTGGCTGGGCGGCAAGGTCGCCGCCGACCCCACCTGGGGGCCGGCCTTCACCTTCACCGCCAAGCAGATCACCTGGATGCTGATCGGCTACGGTTTCGTCGCCTCGGTGCTGCCGGTGTGGCTGCTGCTGGCGCCGCGCGATTACCTGTCCACCTTCCTCAAGATCGGTACCATCCTGGCGCTGGCGATCGGCATCCTGGTGGTCATGCCCGATCTCAAGATGCCGGCCCTGACCCAGTTCGCCTCCACCGGCGACGGCCCGGTCTGGAAGGGCGGCATCTTCCCGTTCCTGTTCATCACCATCGCCTGCGGTGCGGTGTCCGGCTTCCACGCGCTGATCGCCTCCGGCACCACACCCAAGCTGCTCGCCAACGAAGGCCACATGCGCTACATCGGCTACGGCGGCATGCTGATGGAATCGTTCGTGGCGGTGATGGCGCTGGTGGCGGCCTCGATCATCGAGCCGGGTATCTACTTCGCCATGAACAGCCCCGCTTCGCTGGTCGGCACCGACACCATCGCGGTTGCGGCCAAGGTCTCCGAGTGGGGCTTTGCGATCACCCCGGACGTGCTGGAAGCCACCGCCAGGGACATCGGCGAGCACAGCATCCTGGCGCGCGCCGGCGGTGCCCCCACGTTGGCGGTGGGCATCGCACAGATCCTGCACCAGCTGCTGCCGGGCGAAGACACCATGGCGTTCTGGTATCACTTCGCCATCCTGTTCGAAGCCTTGTTCATCCTCACCGCAGTGGATGCCGGCACGCGTGCAGGCCGCTTCATGCTGCAGGACCTGCTGGGCAACTTCATCCCGGCCCTGAAGAAGACCGAATCGTGGGCCGCCAACATCATCGCCACCGCAGGTTGCGTGGCGCTGTGGGGGTATCTGCTCTACACCGGCGTGATCGATCCGTTCGGCGGCATCCAGACCCTGTGGCCGTTGTTCGGCATCTCCAACCAGATGCTGGCGGGTATCGCGTTGATGCTCGGTACCGTGGTGCTGTTCAAGATGAAGCGCGACCGCTATGCATGGGTCACCATCGTGCCGGCACTGTGGCTGTTGCTATGCACGACCTATGCCGGGCTGATCAAGATCTTCGACAGCAACCCGGCGCAGGGCTTCCTGGCGCAGGCGCACAAGTACCAGGCCGCCATCGCCAGCAACACCATCACCGCACCGGCCAAGACCGTGCCGCAGATGCAGCAGATCGTCACCAATGCCTACGTCAACACCGGGCTGACCGTGCTGTTCCTGTTCGTGGTCGGCTCGATCCTGATCTATGCGGTCAAGACGATCGTGATCGCGCGCCGCACTCCGCAACGCAGCGACCGCGAAACTCCGTACGTGGCCTTGCAGCCACACCAGATGGCGGATCTGTAA
- the nfi gene encoding deoxyribonuclease V (cleaves DNA at apurinic or apyrimidinic sites), which translates to MSSIAPVFADWDGSAAQARQLQQQLAHRVVLQDEVVATPQLLAGFDVGFEDDGQTTRAAAVLLDAQTLRPLETHVARVPTSMPYVPGLLSFRELPALLQALALLSRTPDLVFVDGQGIAHPRKLGIAAHFGVVTGLPSIGVAKQRLAGTFVEPGADRGDHSPILLGGTQIGWALRSKPRCNPLIVSPGHRVSMQGALDWTLRTLRAHRLPEPTRLADRLASRRGEIDLPTQASLL; encoded by the coding sequence ATGTCCAGCATCGCTCCCGTATTCGCCGATTGGGACGGCAGCGCCGCACAGGCGCGACAGTTGCAGCAGCAACTGGCACACCGCGTGGTGTTGCAGGACGAAGTCGTCGCCACGCCACAGTTGCTGGCCGGTTTCGATGTCGGCTTCGAAGACGATGGCCAGACCACACGGGCCGCCGCCGTGCTGCTGGACGCGCAGACCTTGCGTCCGCTGGAAACGCATGTGGCGCGCGTGCCCACCTCGATGCCGTATGTGCCTGGCCTGCTCAGCTTTCGCGAATTGCCGGCGTTGCTGCAGGCGCTGGCACTGCTGTCGCGTACGCCGGATCTGGTGTTCGTCGATGGCCAGGGCATCGCGCATCCGCGCAAGCTCGGCATCGCCGCGCACTTCGGCGTGGTGACCGGGCTGCCCAGCATCGGCGTGGCCAAGCAACGGCTGGCCGGGACCTTCGTGGAGCCCGGTGCCGACCGCGGCGACCACAGCCCGATCCTGCTGGGCGGCACGCAGATCGGCTGGGCACTGCGCAGCAAGCCGCGCTGCAATCCGTTGATCGTCTCGCCCGGGCATCGCGTCTCGATGCAGGGGGCACTCGACTGGACCTTGCGCACGCTGCGCGCCCATCGCCTGCCCGAGCCCACGCGCCTGGCCGATCGACTGGCCTCGCGGCGTGGCGAGATCGACCTGCCCACACAGGCAAGCCTGCTGTAG
- a CDS encoding phospholipase D family protein, with amino-acid sequence MTKRNVFKWIGIGMLVLVLGSVLSLYGYGRFADRQRGPVSHALPATAVTTSIDQAVAPLQQAHADRTGMVILSDNIDAFAVRALTARAAGRSLDLQYYIWHADFTGNLLHNELLRAADRGVRVRLLLDDMNIHGSDSVLAALDSHPMIEIRLFNPTRAREGTLMRGVEMVLRMFSINRRMHNKAWIADGRIAVVGGRNVGDEYFDAARDTNFMDMDAAVLGPTVQQAERNFDAYWNSPNALPLAALVTAKPQALEALRGSLDAGMASARAHPYVERLRRSPGVHALMQGDRPVHWLAHARIVSDPPEKADGAQPQADWMTPVLIGEMAHAQRELKVISPYFVPGEEGMRWIGDLRRHKVRVNILTNSLAANDVVAVHSGYADYRVPLLQQGVHLHELKPMGKPDGSLFGSSGASLHTKAFVVDDTRGFIGSFNLDPRSMNLNTEMGLLFEDRTVTAELERLYNHKVSAAVSYRVTLEQGALRWHDDAAQPPRVWTREPEASVWRRSAAKLLGWLPLDSQL; translated from the coding sequence GTGACCAAGCGTAACGTCTTCAAATGGATCGGCATCGGCATGCTGGTCCTAGTGCTGGGCAGCGTGCTGTCGCTGTACGGCTATGGCCGTTTTGCCGATCGCCAACGCGGGCCGGTGAGTCACGCGCTGCCGGCGACGGCCGTGACCACGTCGATCGACCAGGCGGTTGCACCTTTGCAGCAAGCGCATGCCGACCGGACCGGCATGGTGATCCTGTCCGACAACATCGATGCGTTTGCCGTGCGTGCGCTGACCGCGCGTGCGGCCGGGCGCAGCCTGGATCTGCAGTACTACATCTGGCACGCAGATTTCACTGGCAACCTGCTGCACAACGAGCTGCTGCGCGCGGCCGATCGCGGGGTGCGCGTGCGGTTGCTGCTGGACGACATGAATATCCATGGCAGCGATTCGGTCCTGGCGGCGCTCGACAGCCACCCGATGATCGAGATCCGTCTGTTCAATCCCACCCGCGCGCGCGAAGGCACGTTGATGCGCGGGGTGGAGATGGTGCTGCGCATGTTCAGCATCAACCGGCGCATGCACAACAAGGCCTGGATTGCCGACGGACGGATTGCGGTGGTCGGTGGGCGCAATGTGGGCGACGAATACTTCGATGCTGCGCGCGATACCAATTTCATGGACATGGACGCCGCCGTGCTGGGGCCGACGGTGCAGCAGGCCGAGCGCAACTTCGATGCCTACTGGAACAGCCCGAATGCCTTGCCGCTGGCCGCGCTGGTGACCGCAAAACCGCAGGCGCTGGAAGCGTTGCGCGGCAGCCTGGATGCCGGCATGGCGTCGGCACGCGCGCATCCGTATGTGGAGCGCTTGCGGCGCTCGCCCGGCGTGCATGCGTTGATGCAGGGCGACCGCCCGGTGCATTGGCTCGCGCATGCGCGCATCGTGTCCGACCCGCCGGAAAAAGCCGATGGCGCGCAGCCGCAAGCGGACTGGATGACGCCGGTACTGATCGGCGAGATGGCGCATGCGCAGCGCGAGTTGAAGGTGATCTCGCCGTACTTCGTTCCGGGCGAGGAAGGCATGCGCTGGATCGGCGATCTACGTCGGCACAAGGTGCGTGTGAACATCCTCACCAACTCGCTGGCGGCAAACGACGTGGTGGCCGTGCACAGCGGCTACGCCGATTACCGCGTGCCGCTGTTGCAACAGGGCGTGCACCTGCATGAGCTCAAGCCGATGGGCAAGCCGGATGGAAGCCTGTTCGGGTCCAGCGGTGCCAGCCTGCACACCAAGGCGTTCGTGGTCGACGACACGCGTGGTTTCATCGGCTCGTTCAATCTCGATCCGCGCTCGATGAATCTCAATACCGAGATGGGCCTGCTGTTCGAGGACCGCACCGTCACTGCGGAGCTCGAGCGTCTTTACAACCACAAGGTCAGTGCGGCGGTGAGTTATCGGGTCACCCTGGAACAGGGCGCGCTGCGCTGGCACGACGATGCCGCGCAGCCGCCGCGCGTCTGGACGCGCGAGCCGGAAGCCAGTGTCTGGCGCCGCAGCGCTGCGAAGCTGCTTGGCTGGTTACCGCTGGATTCGCAGCTGTAA
- a CDS encoding pirin family protein, translated as MSTTTTTAAHVLRTIRGMPTSDGAGVKLTRVIGTQQLPDLDPFLMLDEFGTEKAEDYIGGFPSHPHRGFETVTYMLDGRMRHKDNHGNEGLLTPGSVQWMTAGRGLIHSEMPEQQSGRMRGFQLWVNLPARDKMTEPKYQEYAPDHIPVAQPAPGVTVKVIAGTVGEVVGPIVQPATSPVYLDIALAPGAVWDYLLPGGHNAFAYAFEGEVAVGEGDASRALPAQELAVLGGGERLTLRAGAQGAQLILVAGRPLNEPVMRHGPFVMNTKQELMQAFVDFQEGRF; from the coding sequence ATGAGCACCACCACCACGACAGCGGCGCATGTGCTGCGCACCATCCGCGGCATGCCGACCTCCGACGGTGCCGGCGTCAAGCTGACCCGCGTCATCGGCACCCAGCAGTTGCCGGATCTTGACCCGTTTCTGATGCTCGACGAGTTCGGCACCGAGAAGGCCGAGGACTACATCGGCGGTTTTCCAAGCCATCCGCATCGCGGCTTCGAGACGGTGACCTACATGCTCGACGGGCGCATGCGGCACAAGGACAACCACGGCAACGAAGGCCTGCTGACACCGGGCAGCGTGCAGTGGATGACCGCCGGCCGCGGGCTGATCCATTCGGAAATGCCCGAGCAGCAATCCGGGCGCATGCGCGGCTTTCAGCTGTGGGTGAACCTGCCTGCGCGCGACAAGATGACCGAGCCCAAGTACCAGGAGTACGCGCCCGACCACATTCCGGTGGCGCAGCCGGCGCCCGGGGTGACGGTCAAGGTGATCGCCGGCACCGTGGGTGAGGTGGTCGGCCCGATCGTGCAACCTGCCACCAGCCCGGTGTATCTGGATATCGCGCTGGCACCGGGTGCGGTGTGGGACTACCTGCTGCCCGGCGGGCACAACGCGTTTGCGTACGCGTTTGAAGGCGAGGTCGCAGTGGGCGAAGGCGATGCGTCCCGCGCGCTGCCGGCGCAGGAACTGGCCGTGCTGGGCGGTGGCGAGCGGCTGACGCTGCGCGCCGGTGCACAGGGCGCGCAGCTCATCCTGGTTGCCGGCCGCCCGCTCAACGAACCGGTGATGCGGCATGGCCCGTTCGTGATGAATACCAAGCAGGAATTGATGCAGGCGTTCGTCGATTTCCAGGAAGGGCGGTTCTAA
- a CDS encoding pirin family protein, which produces MTTLIAPRVHDIGGLQVRRAVPTLQARSIGPFVFVDHMGPAVLEPDHGIDVRPHPHIGLATVTFLWAGEIGHRDTLGSDQVIRPGDVNWMTAGRGIAHSERTPGPERAREHALHGMQTWIALPRSAEETAPAFHHHAAASLPQQRREGVWLRVIAGRAYGEESPVQVFSGTLNVALDLAPDAEIDLDTGYAERALYILEGEAQLDGADVPSRHLILPSSGARGRLRAKTPLKAMLLGGEPLDGPRHLWWNFVSSSKERIEQAKDDWQAGRFGSIPGDDKEFIPLPETPAPNPVNYP; this is translated from the coding sequence ATGACCACCCTGATCGCCCCACGCGTCCACGACATCGGCGGGCTGCAGGTGCGTCGCGCCGTGCCCACCCTGCAGGCGCGCAGCATCGGCCCGTTCGTGTTCGTCGACCACATGGGTCCAGCGGTGCTGGAGCCGGACCACGGCATCGACGTGCGCCCGCATCCGCATATCGGCCTGGCGACCGTGACCTTCCTGTGGGCGGGCGAGATCGGCCACCGCGACACGCTCGGCTCCGATCAGGTGATCCGCCCGGGCGACGTCAACTGGATGACCGCCGGCCGTGGCATCGCCCATTCCGAACGCACGCCCGGCCCCGAGCGCGCACGCGAACATGCACTGCATGGCATGCAGACCTGGATCGCGCTGCCGCGTTCGGCCGAAGAGACCGCCCCGGCGTTCCATCACCACGCCGCCGCGAGCCTGCCGCAGCAACGCCGCGAGGGCGTGTGGCTGCGCGTGATCGCCGGCCGCGCCTATGGCGAGGAGTCGCCGGTGCAGGTGTTCAGCGGCACCCTCAATGTGGCACTGGATCTGGCGCCCGATGCCGAGATCGATCTGGACACCGGCTACGCCGAACGCGCGTTGTACATCCTGGAAGGCGAGGCGCAACTGGATGGCGCCGATGTGCCGTCGCGCCACCTGATCCTGCCCTCGTCCGGCGCGCGTGGGCGCCTGCGCGCCAAGACGCCGCTCAAGGCCATGCTGCTCGGCGGCGAACCGCTGGATGGCCCGCGTCATTTGTGGTGGAACTTCGTGTCCAGCTCCAAGGAGCGTATCGAACAGGCCAAGGACGACTGGCAGGCCGGGCGCTTCGGCAGCATCCCCGGCGACGACAAGGAGTTCATTCCGCTGCCGGAAACACCGGCACCCAATCCGGTCAATTACCCCTGA
- the gpmA gene encoding 2,3-diphosphoglycerate-dependent phosphoglycerate mutase has translation MTRKLVLLRHGQSQWNLDNRFTGWVDVELTEQGRQEATAAGKLMKDEGLQFDVAHTSVLKRAIHTLQGALKELDQDWLPVSKSWRLNERHYGGLQGLDKAETAAKHGEEQVKIWRRSYDIPPPAMDVNDPGHPCHDRRYATLDRNALPGTESLATTLVRVLPYWHDAIAPQLKAGQTVLVTAHGNSLRALYKYLNDVSNEQILELNIPTGIPLLFELDDNLQVQSYRYLGDPEAAKRAAEAVANQGKAK, from the coding sequence GTGACCCGCAAACTCGTACTGCTGCGCCATGGCCAGAGCCAATGGAACCTGGACAACCGCTTCACCGGCTGGGTGGACGTGGAACTTACCGAGCAGGGCCGCCAGGAAGCCACCGCGGCCGGCAAGCTGATGAAGGACGAAGGGCTGCAGTTCGATGTTGCCCACACCTCGGTGCTCAAGCGCGCCATCCACACGCTGCAGGGCGCACTGAAGGAACTCGATCAGGACTGGCTGCCGGTGTCCAAGAGCTGGCGCCTTAACGAACGCCATTACGGCGGCCTGCAGGGGTTGGACAAGGCCGAAACCGCGGCCAAGCACGGCGAAGAGCAGGTCAAGATCTGGCGCCGCTCGTACGACATCCCGCCGCCGGCGATGGACGTCAACGATCCGGGCCACCCCTGCCACGACCGTCGCTACGCCACGCTGGATCGCAATGCATTGCCGGGCACCGAGTCCTTGGCGACCACGCTGGTGCGCGTGTTGCCGTATTGGCACGACGCCATCGCGCCGCAGCTGAAAGCCGGGCAGACCGTGCTGGTGACCGCGCACGGCAATTCGTTGCGCGCGCTGTACAAGTACCTCAATGACGTCTCCAACGAGCAGATCCTGGAGCTCAACATCCCCACCGGCATCCCGCTGTTGTTCGAGCTGGACGACAACCTGCAGGTGCAGAGCTACCGCTATCTCGGCGATCCAGAAGCGGCCAAGCGTGCGGCCGAGGCGGTAGCCAACCAAGGCAAGGCGAAGTAG
- a CDS encoding HAD family hydrolase, whose protein sequence is MAYELLISDCDGVLVDSEILADRVMREALAAFVPAEPLEHLLETTFGQTTREVLRRVEEHFALQLPETLLAQIQARSEALIAAEVQPIAGVRAALEQIPLPLAVASNSRRHNVIASVERVGLTARAAGHIFAADMVERPKPAPDVYLLAARTLGVAPERCLVIEDSPTGATAALAAGMQVLGFTGASHIPQGHADTLRRLGVLAVFDEMRDLPALFERLAQKRAG, encoded by the coding sequence ATGGCGTACGAGCTACTGATCAGTGACTGCGATGGGGTTCTTGTCGACAGCGAAATACTGGCCGACCGGGTGATGCGCGAGGCGCTGGCAGCGTTCGTGCCGGCCGAGCCGTTGGAACATCTGCTGGAAACCACGTTCGGGCAGACCACACGCGAGGTATTGCGGCGGGTGGAGGAACACTTTGCGCTGCAGTTGCCCGAGACCTTGCTGGCACAGATCCAGGCGCGCAGCGAGGCCTTGATCGCCGCCGAGGTGCAGCCGATTGCGGGTGTGCGCGCGGCATTGGAGCAGATCCCGCTGCCGCTGGCGGTAGCCTCCAACAGTCGCCGCCACAATGTGATCGCTTCGGTCGAACGGGTGGGGCTCACTGCGCGCGCGGCGGGACACATCTTCGCCGCCGATATGGTGGAGCGGCCCAAGCCGGCGCCGGATGTCTATCTGTTGGCTGCCCGCACCCTGGGTGTTGCGCCGGAGCGCTGCCTGGTGATCGAGGACAGCCCCACCGGTGCGACTGCCGCGTTGGCGGCCGGCATGCAGGTGCTGGGTTTCACCGGTGCCAGCCATATCCCGCAGGGACATGCCGACACCTTGCGTCGCCTTGGTGTGCTGGCGGTGTTCGACGAGATGCGCGATCTGCCTGCGTTGTTCGAGCGGCTTGCGCAAAAACGCGCTGGCTGA
- a CDS encoding M13-type metalloendopeptidase has protein sequence MKLSKFAPLSLAVASVVALSACGASDDSAKAAPTTPRAVPTKVDVSKLDAPIVAFASADLDPAINACQDLNGFVNAKWLKAHPVPSDRSSWGSFEVLAERSLTIQHALVEQLARGNLSAGSVDAKIADLWRTGSDEVAIDKAGIAPLQPQLKAIDALTDAPAIAAWLRDSYAQGQGFVFSFGANADYKNSEQMIAYAGQGGLGLPEKGYYTDPAQARIREQYVAYIARVLELSGIPAAQAATQAKAVMAFETRLAAASLSRIELRDPAKRYNPVDVAGANAVTPHFDWQAFFTALKVPAGTFSLSQPDYFAELDAMLADTPVETWKAYLRFHSVDEAAPYLAKPFEQANFDFYSKTLRGQQDMLPRWKRTLNAVNEAMGEALGQLYVQSAFPAESKEQMQQLVQNLSVALKARLEKLDWMSADTKQRALEKWASFTPKIGYPDQWRDWSGLETRGDGFLANMQAAQAFNYRYMLDKIGKPVDKREWHMTPQTVNAYYNATRNEIVFPAAILQPPFFDPKADPALNYGGIGAVIGHEMMHGYDDSGSQFDAKGNFATWWTDADRKLFTQRTDQLVAQFDGYEAIPGVHVKGKLTLGENIGDLGGLTVAYDALQMALKEQPDANKDIDGHSQDQRFFMNWATVWRRNFTDGELRVRLNTDPHAPANFRANGAPSNMPAFAQAFACKPGDAMVRADKDRVAIW, from the coding sequence ATGAAGTTGAGCAAGTTTGCCCCGCTGTCGCTTGCGGTGGCCAGTGTGGTGGCGCTATCTGCGTGCGGTGCCTCCGACGACTCCGCCAAGGCGGCGCCCACCACCCCGCGGGCGGTACCGACCAAGGTGGATGTCTCCAAGCTCGATGCGCCGATCGTGGCGTTCGCTAGCGCCGATCTGGATCCGGCCATCAACGCGTGCCAGGACCTCAACGGCTTCGTCAACGCCAAATGGCTCAAGGCACACCCGGTGCCGTCCGATCGCAGCAGCTGGGGCAGTTTCGAAGTACTCGCCGAGCGCTCGTTGACCATCCAGCACGCGCTGGTGGAACAGTTGGCGCGCGGCAATCTGTCGGCCGGCTCGGTGGATGCCAAGATCGCCGACCTGTGGCGGACCGGCTCGGACGAGGTGGCCATCGACAAGGCCGGCATTGCCCCGCTGCAGCCGCAGTTGAAGGCCATCGATGCGCTGACCGACGCGCCTGCCATCGCGGCATGGCTGCGCGACAGCTACGCGCAGGGCCAGGGTTTCGTGTTCTCGTTCGGTGCCAATGCCGACTACAAGAATTCCGAACAGATGATCGCCTATGCAGGGCAGGGCGGCCTGGGCTTGCCCGAGAAGGGCTATTACACCGATCCGGCGCAGGCCAGGATCCGCGAGCAGTATGTGGCCTACATCGCGCGCGTGCTGGAGTTGTCCGGCATTCCCGCCGCGCAGGCGGCCACGCAAGCCAAGGCCGTGATGGCGTTCGAGACCCGCCTGGCGGCCGCCTCGCTTTCGCGCATCGAGTTGCGCGACCCGGCCAAGCGCTACAACCCGGTCGATGTGGCCGGCGCCAACGCAGTGACGCCGCACTTTGACTGGCAGGCGTTCTTCACCGCGCTCAAGGTGCCGGCCGGGACGTTTTCGCTGAGCCAGCCAGACTATTTCGCCGAGCTCGATGCGATGCTGGCCGACACGCCGGTGGAGACCTGGAAGGCGTACCTGCGTTTCCACAGCGTGGATGAGGCGGCGCCGTATCTGGCCAAGCCGTTCGAGCAGGCCAATTTCGATTTCTATTCGAAGACGCTGCGCGGCCAGCAGGACATGCTGCCGCGCTGGAAGCGCACCTTGAATGCGGTCAACGAAGCGATGGGCGAGGCGCTGGGCCAGCTGTATGTGCAGTCCGCGTTCCCCGCCGAATCGAAGGAACAGATGCAGCAGCTGGTGCAGAACCTGTCGGTCGCCCTGAAGGCACGGCTGGAAAAACTCGACTGGATGAGCGCGGACACCAAGCAGCGCGCGCTGGAAAAGTGGGCCAGCTTTACGCCCAAGATCGGTTACCCGGATCAATGGCGGGATTGGTCGGGCCTGGAGACGCGCGGCGATGGGTTCCTGGCCAACATGCAGGCCGCGCAGGCGTTCAACTACCGCTACATGCTGGACAAGATCGGCAAGCCGGTCGACAAGCGCGAGTGGCATATGACCCCGCAGACGGTCAACGCGTACTACAACGCCACCCGCAACGAGATCGTGTTCCCGGCGGCGATCCTGCAACCGCCGTTCTTCGATCCCAAGGCCGATCCAGCGCTCAATTACGGGGGGATCGGCGCGGTGATCGGGCACGAAATGATGCATGGCTACGACGACTCGGGCAGCCAGTTCGATGCCAAGGGCAACTTCGCTACCTGGTGGACCGATGCGGACCGCAAGTTGTTCACCCAGCGCACCGATCAGTTGGTGGCGCAGTTCGATGGCTACGAAGCGATTCCCGGCGTGCACGTCAAGGGCAAGCTGACCCTTGGAGAAAACATCGGCGACCTGGGCGGCCTGACGGTGGCCTACGACGCCTTGCAGATGGCGCTGAAGGAACAACCCGATGCCAACAAGGACATCGACGGCCATTCGCAGGATCAGCGCTTTTTCATGAACTGGGCAACGGTATGGCGTCGTAATTTCACCGATGGCGAACTGCGTGTGCGGCTGAACACCGACCCGCATGCACCGGCGAATTTCCGCGCCAATGGCGCGCCGTCGAACATGCCGGCATTTGCACAGGCGTTTGCATGCAAGCCCGGCGATGCGATGGTGCGTGCGGACAAGGATCGCGTGGCGATCTGGTAA